tgcatctttttttctctccaatattttatttttttataattattttttatcaatctaatattaatttattattttatatattatattaaataataaaaaatcatagattccttattttaaataatatcaaaaaattacacacacgCAAAATATCACAAATTACTACTGCTACAATGTAGCATTAAGAAAAAGTAAGTAAAACCAAATACActtaactaaataaaatacacataaaccacatacatttattttcttagtaGGAGATATATTAAACCACATTAATCCACCCTAGTCTTCAGCTAATCCATGTGGTCATAAAGCAAGTTTGAGTTTCAGTTacattcaaattcttgaaaagaatGGAAACCcacaataaacacacatgTTTCAGGAGTTCCAAAGAAACTAGAGGTTGGGAAAAAGCTTGATCGCCCGCCATTGTAGGGGGACGAGGATTCAAGATAAAACCAGAAGCCTTATAGTATAAAAGGGTCTGATGGGCGTTCTGAGTACCTCAGCCTCTCAAATAATACCCTCTTGTGTGTGTTTTCATTGCATGGGGGGCTGAATAGAGAGCTAggtgtaaaaagaaaagtgtaaacaaaaaaataataagggaGGAGGATAGAGAGATTATTTGCCCTCTCAATCTTTCTTCCTGAACTGGGttcctctttttcttgttattgAGCAACGAAAAGATGGCCTCCGATATTTCTTTAGAAGCGATCAAGAACGAGACGGTTGACCTTGTAAGTGTTGTGGGCTCttgtcttttgttgttttttttatgaaaagatGAATCTTTAGTTCATGGATGTTGTGCAAGAATGTGGTGATGATTTTGGGTGTGGTTGCTGTCTGCAGGAACATGTCCCGATTGAGGAAGTGTTCAACGAGCTAAAATGTTCAAAGGATGGTTTGACATCTGCAGAAGGGGCAAAGAGGCTGGAGATTTTTGGCCCCAACAAGCTTgaggagaagaaagagaacAAACTGCTCAAGTTCTTGGGCTTTATGTGGAATCCTCTCTCATGGGTTATGGAGATTGCTGCGATCATGGCCATTGCTCTGGCCAATGGAGGGGTATGGTTTAGATTTAacccttttcttgattttgttttagCTGTGTTTTTATGTGTAGATTCTCTTGAAGTATGCATGTTTGGGTTGTGAAAGAATCTATATTTGTGGATTGAATGCAGGGGAAGCCTACAGATTGGCCAGATTTCGTCGGTATTGTTGTCCTGCTGTTTATCAACTCAACCATTAGTTTCATTGAAGAAAACAATGCAGGAaatgctgctgctgctcttATGGCTGGCCTTGCCCCAAAAACTAAGGTAgtttttcttcacttttcaCTCTTGGAGATACTAATCTTTGCTCTTGCTTTTTATCATTACCAGTTTTGTGTTTGTTGATTGTGTGAATATAGGTTTTGAGAGATGGAAAGTGGAGTGAACAGGAAGCTTCAATCCTGGTTCCAGGAGACTTGATCAGTATCAAGTTGGGAGATATTATCCCAGCCGATGCTCGTCTCTTAGAGGGTGATCCCCTGAAGATTGATCAATCAGCTCTCACCGGAGAGTCCCTACCTGTAACCAAGCACCAATTCGAAGAAGTGTACTCTGGTTCCACTGTCAAGCAAGGTGAGATCGAGGCTGTCGTTATTGCCACTGGCGTCCACACCTTTTTCGGCAAGGCTGCCCATCTTGTTGATAGCACCAACAATGTCGGACACTTCCAGCAGGTTCATGCATATCTCAGTAGCATCTCCcattggattaaaattaagtCGTTGGAACTAGACAAAAATGTAGCTTGACTTTAACACTTGTTGGATGTTTGTCTCTTCTATCAGGTGTTGACTTCCATTGGAAACTTCTGTATTTGCTCCATTGCATTGGGGATGTTGGTTGAGATTATAGTGATGTACCCGATCCAGCACAGGAAGTACAGAGACGGAATTGACAATCTACTTGTGCTGCTCATTGGTGGTATCCCAATTGCCATGCCAACTGTCTTGTCTGTGACAATGGCTATCGGATCTCATCGGCTATCCCAACAGGGTGCCATTACTAAGAGGATGACTGCCATTGAGGAGATGGCAGGCATGGATGTGCTCTGCAGTGACAAGACCGGAACTCTTACCTTGAACAAGCTTACAGTGGACAAATCGTTGATTGAAGTATTCCCAAAAGGTGTGGATGCAGACACTGTTGTCTTGCTTGCTGCCAGGGCTTCCAGGATTGAGAACCAGGATGCTATTGATGCTTCAATTGTTAACATGCTAAGTGATCCAAAGGAGGTATTATAATTCATAGAATGCCTCTTTTTTGTTGTTCACGTTGCAATTTTACTAGGTTTGATGGATTAGGTTTCTTAATTAATCTATTTGTTGTGAGCTTTCAGGCAAGAGCCGGAATCACAGAGGTGCATTTCCTGCCCTTCAATCCAGTGGAAAAGCGCACTGCTATTACCTATTATGACAACAACGGAGACTGGCACAGATGCAGCAAGGGTGCTCCTGAGCAGGTAAAGACAATCCTAAAAGTTATTACATATTGATATACATTGTTTTCTTCTACTTCAACCCCactttttttaacttatttcaTAAACATGACAGATCATCGAACTTTGTGAGCTCAAAGGGGAGAATCTGAGGAAGGCTCATGAAATCATTGACAACTTTGCCAACCGTGGTCTTCGTTCTCTTGGTGTTGCACGACAGGTGAATCTTAGTATTCTAAAGTACATATACCATCTTAACTGAAATAGTCCTTTAACCACTAACTCTGAGTATGGGGTATATGTCTTTCTTTCCAGACGATCCCAGAGAAGACAAAAGAGAGTGCTGGTGGACCATGGGAATTTGTTGGCTTGTTGCCGCTGTTTGACCCTCCAAGGCATGACAGTGCCGAGACCATCAGAAAAGCTCTTGACCTTGGTGTCAATGTGAAGATGATTACCGGTGACCAGCTAGCCATCGGTAAAGAGACCGGTCGTAGACTTGGTATGGGCACCAACATGTACCCATCTTCTACCCTTCTCGGCCAGAGCAAGGATGAGTCCATTGCTTCAATCCCTGTTGATGAACTCATTGAGAAGGCAGATGGCTTTGCGGGAGTCTTCCCAGGTAACCTTAAAAACCATTGACCCTCAGAGAACTTCATGAAACTCTTCTCAAGTTAAAACTAACAACAAGTCTTTTGATGTGCAGAACATAAATACGAGATCGTCAAAAAACTTCAAGAGAGAAACCACATCTGTGGTATGACTGGAGATGGTGTGAATGATGCACCGGCACTTAAAAAGGCCGATATTGGCATTGCTGTTGCTGATGCAACTGATGCTGCTAGGAGCGCGTCGGACATTGTTTTGACTGAGCCTGGACTTAGCGTGATCGTGAGCGCAGTCCTAACCAGCCGAGCCATCTTCCAGAGGATGAAGAATTACACCATTTATGCGGTTTCCATCACAATCCGTATTGTGATGGGATTCTTGCTAATTGCCCTCATCTGGAAGTTTGACTTCTCGCCTTTCATGGTTTTGATCATTGCAGTCCTCAATGATGGAACCATCATGACCATATCTAAAGACCGCGTGAAGCCGTCTCCCCTGCCCGACTCGTGGAAGCTTCAGGAAATCTTTTGCACTGGCATTGTGCTTGGAACATACATGGCTATCATGACCGTGGTCTTCTTCTACCTGGCATCTGACACTGACTTCTTCTCCGTGAGTTCTCTTATGCAAGACCCTGATCTTGTTTTGTTGTTATCATCATGtaaaatatgtgaaaatttgATCAATGACGTACAATTTGTTGCTTGTAGAACACCTTCGGTGTGAGATCTCTCAGGGGCAAGCCAGATGAGCTGACTGCTGCCCTCTACCTTCAAGTGAGCATCATCAGTCAAGCGCTCATCTTCGTGATAAGATCACGAAGCTGGTCATTCGTAGAACGTCCTGGTTGCTTGCTCATTACTGCTTTCTTGCTAGCCCAGTTGGTGAGTCCCACTAAAGCCAAAAgtcatttcttaaaaaactAGAAACTATTATCGTTTTAACTTGTTTCTCCGAGTTTACTGAAGTTCAATGAGTTGTGGGATTTCAGTTGGCTACAATTATCGCTGTATATGCACACTGGGGGTTTGCACGAATTCAAGGCATCGGATGGGGCTGGGGTGGAGTCATCTGGGTCTACAGCATCATCACCTACTTCCCACTCGACATTCTAAAGTTCATCATTCGTTTTGCTTTGAGTGGCAAAGCCTGGGATTCCATGATCGAGAACAAAGTAAAACATAACACAACAATACCTTAAACTCCACATTTCCTCCAACACTTGACTTATTAATCTTCATGTTCTTGATTCCTCTCTTGTGACGAACCAGACTGCTTTCACAACCAAGAAGGACTATGGAAAGGGCGAGAGAGAAGCACAGTGGGCAGTGGCTCAACGTACCCTTCATGGTCTCTCCACTCCTGACGCTTCCACCGCCCTCCTCCACGACAAGAACTACCGTGAACTCTCTGAAATCGCTGAGCAGGCGAGGAGGAGAGCCGAAGTTGCAAGGTATCCCATATGATCCTTGACATGCACTACCTTCACTAATGCCTAAACTTTGTAAATTCTGATCAAATGATCCTCCTAGTAACGAACTTTTATATTCTTACAAGAAAAATGCTACAGGCTGAGGGAGTTGCACACCCTTAAGGGACACGTCGAGTCAGTCGTCAAGCTGAAGGGCCTTGACATTGAGACCATTCAACAACATTACACTGTGTAAAAGAGCTGATTGATAGTCACAGTTTTGGGAAATGGAATGTGAAGATGAGAGGAACATGGAAGTGAAGGAGGATTGACATAtaacattttgtttttttaactttagagATGTTCAAAGATAGGGCTCTACTCTGTGCTccattgtttttatttatttatttatttttatgaaaaataattttttatgtatttatttttcagaataaGTCGTTTTTTTCGATGAGTATTAAGCAGAAAATTCATTATAGACACTCCTAACTGTTGATATTAATACATTATTCATAAATACTTGTAGGAATAAATTACCTAAATttgttcaaaatataattgtaactaaaaagtttatatactcaaattatttaaaactttatGTTATGTGTTTTTCAATACTTTATAGAAAGATTATTCCTTTCTTTCCTCTGcttgttaaatattctttaaatttatttctttttattagtaagccctttctattattttaggcgcaattatcacattttttttttacttattttcataaaaagattgacaattttaaattttcatttataatttaaagacaAGTTTATGCATATAAACATAttgtatgaatttttaatttgaagataatattaatttttaaaatttattcactTAAGGTAGCTAAATAAACAAACAGAAGccttaatttgaaataaattaatccaaaagaaaaaaaacttaatgaattcttataattttacttttaaaaaatgtgaatatGTGATCGAGTATGCCGATACTGCTAGTTCTCTTTATTAAATCATACATtctttataagatgtttagccgaactcattttataaaatcttgcaagttcatatattttataaagtattttttttaatttataagatgtcaaatcatattttaaaagaaaaaattattaaagcattttgataaataagatCATTGAGTTTATAATATGCCACTTAtgcaaaatttgtatttaaaatgcaaaaatttgaaccaacttattaaaaattttcaaaataagatgaaaactcgttattttttttaagtagcttataatattttatttttagatattacAAACTCCctttgtaaaaagaaaaaagaaaaggaaaataccAAACTCTTTGtaaaagtttgtaaaatattttaagggataattataccatatttttttaaaattttgtgtaattatacataaattttatgtgatttaaaaaattacatttagtattcTTAACGTCTATActtttctaacaaataggtccaTTTGTTAGcaaaaacttgaattaaaatccatattttttttttctaaattgatttattactgacttattccaaacaaaaaataacttttttttttacctaatTATCAGTAAAGATGTACCTACTCACATACATTAGcttgtgaagatgtataagggtagCTTGGTTAGAAGAGATTTTTTTGACaggtaaataaataaataataagtcggttgaggataaatattgatttctattcaacttttttattaatatcaataaattcgataaattttggtTAATGAAACAAAtctattttttagagaaaaataaatatcaaatatcaaatataatttttcaaaatcacatgaaatatataaataattataccaaatttcataaaaaaaaaagtgtaattatcccatattTTAATGTTCTTATAAGCTCACCCAGTTACCCAAATACCCTCATTCACTCAGTAGAGTTGGGAGAGAGAGGCCGGCCCAATGTTATCATGTCTAATGGTTAAAAAAAGGCCCAACTCATGCAAGAATCCATGGGCCGTACGACACGGCCAGGAACATGCCACGTAATCCCATGCACTGTTTTCGCGCCAAATCTGATCCTCCCGCGTCTTATTAAAATCACGCGCCGCCTAAACTGGTGCCGGCGCAGATATCGATCTGAGAGCAGTCAGTTGATTCTGGACGGTACCCGTAGGGAAACGGTTAATTGAAACTGCGATTTCTAGGGAGAGGGAAATGGGGAGCAATGGGAAAATGACGGAGTACGAGCGGCAGAGAATGGAGAACATAAAGCGGAACGAGGAGATGTTGGCGGCGCTCAAGATCCAGTCAAGGCTTAACGACCTCACCTCCGTTGCCGCTAAACGCCAGAGGTTTTCTTCTCTCcatgtgtgcgtgtgtttttttttttttgggtggggGGGCTTGATTTGTTGTGTCCTTTTTTCACCGAGTTCACATCcacattttagaaaaaaatggcGGTTTATTGGGACTCTTACAAAGTAATGGTTGAAGTATTATCTGTTCGAGGAATTGTCTATGCAAAAAGATGCTTCTTTTATTATGTGTTTCTGCAGTTGAGAATATGTTTTTAGTATCTATGATGGTGTTCGTTACCCTTGAGGAATATGTGATTTGGCAGGGCTGAGAATAAATCTTATAAACGAACTCCGGTGAAGAAGCCTAAAACTGAAACCCCTGTGGTTCTGCGTCGGTCGCTGAGGACTCGTGGGGTGCCACCTGATGCTGCTACTGCCGGTGGCCTTACTGATGATGCCGATGACGAAAAGAAGATTAAGAAAGTGCCTGAGTTGAATTCCCACTCTGTACACAGGGCATCCCCTAGAAAACCGGGACCGTTTGCAATGAGAGACGCATACACTGGTGATGATGGGTTGGATCAGAATCTCACAGAGACTATTTTGCGATGTACTAAAAAATCTGTATTGAGTGAGACTGATAGTTTTCCTTGTGATTCCATTGATAATATGGAGAAAAGTGAGGACTTTGAGACATTCAAAGCTAGAAAACGGTCGTGGGGTTCAGTGGATGTGGAGGAATTGCAGTTGAAGCCTGAAAATGTCGCAAGGTTGGTGCCAGGGAGAATTAtgagtttgatatttttcNNNNNNNNNNNNNNNNNNNNNNNNNNNNNNNNATGGTGGTTGTTGGAAACAAGTTTGGAGATGTTGGGTTTTGGAACATTAACAGCAAGAAAGAGGATGGTGATGGGATTTACTTGTATCACCCACATTCCGGGCCTATTTCTGGAATTCTAATAGACCCTTGTTCCGTATCAAAGGTGTGGATTCCtaataatgatttattataCCACAAAGTACACGACTCTGAAAACAATATGTTGCTTTGCCCATGTAGAGAGTTGGGATCACCATGCATAGAGCTTAACTTGAATGAATAGTCCAAGCATGGTTGAATTTTATACTCTGTTGAGAAAAATTGTCTTTTTACATGAATTTAGTCCTTTGCATGGGAATTAATCTAAAACTACTTGCATGCGAACTTATGCAAGAATTTAAGTTTGGCttctaaatttgattcaaataGTTTGACGCTGGTACTTTTGGCAGGAACACTTGTTCATTTCAGGGATTTTACTCAGAATGACAAAATCAGGGAGTTCCTGATTGATATTTTAGTGAGATAGGTTATTCATGCATATCGTTATTAAGTTCTgtatttttatcttcaaaGAAGTTAAACAAATTTCTGATGTATTATTATCTAACTGATGACTAAGTGCAGAGAAACACTAGTATATTAGGTCAAACTAAGCATTTAGTTTggatatataatcaatttggGGATTGATTTTGCCCTGGTCACAATATGCTTCGTGATGCCTCATACTGTTAATCAATTTGGGGATTATTTCCTATATATCAATGtcatattttagtatatgCACAAACACTGTTAATGGAGCAAAATGCCTATTCTTGTTTTGCAGATGTACAGTTCGTGCTATGATGGGTTTATCAGGTTGATGGATGTGGAGAAAGAAGTATTTGATATGCTTTATTCAAGTGAGTACCCCATATACTCTATGTCGCTGAGTCCACGTGACACAAACACCTTATGCTTTAGCGAGGGCAAGGGAGGAGTATATATGTGGGATGTAAGAGCAGGAAAATCTTGGTTATCATGCGATTTACATGAAGATAGAATCAACACAATAGACTTCAAtgcagaaaatgagaaaatcatGGCTACAAGCTCCTCAGATGGAACGGCTTGTATTTGGGACTTGCGACACATGCATGCAAATAAACCAAAATTGTTGAAGTCTGTTAGTCATAAAAGAGCAGTGCATTCTGCTTACTTTTCACCTAGCGGGAAGTTTCTGGCAACGACAAGGTATGTATTGGCACCATGCACATTGCAATAATAGTAATTGCTGTTTTGTTTTTGGCAATGGCTGTGCACTTAgcattttgtatataaaacttaaaaatctTTGTATAGCACTTGGGACCATGCACAAAAATGTAGTTTTCTCCTTCAAAAATCTTTCCAGCGTCTGTAAGGttctaaatttgatgaaactgTTGTTCTTGCATATCTTAACAtagcaaaattattaatttctttttttgtaaaagCATCCAAGTCTAGATCATTTCGGTGTATATGAGTTAGAACTGGATCAGATCTTAGCTACGttggttttggttttgatCTTGTTACTCTCGCTCCTGCTCTTAACAGCCTTAAACTTTAACTTTATAATCTTAGTATTTATTGGAGATTATAGATAAAGTACAAGGCAGTAAGCATATAGCACAATGTGTATTGTATCTAAAAATTCTGATTACTGCAAAGTAATGTTCTTGTATCTGATTAAGTGGCTGCAAGCATTTCTTTCTCAAAGAACTTGTTCAGAGGATGATACTCCTTTATCTGTTCCCACAGTCTTGACGACAAAGTTGGCTTGTTAAGTGGAGCTAATTACGAGAACTTATCTATGGCATGTCATAACAACCAGACAGGCAGGTGGATTTCAACATTCAGGTATCATATCTCTGTCAAAAAGGTTTATGTAATTGGTCTTTACTTATAACGTTTTGCTGGAATCCTATCTATATGTAGTGCCTCTTTTCAGGAGATGTGttacattctttttctttgaagcCAGTATTACAGAACaggttttaatattttttagttagtCTGGGTCTGTTCTCCAAATGAACAAGTGCATATTGGATTTTGATGTTCTAAATCTTACAGCATAATGAAGGCAGAGTATTGTAAGTTATGACTCTATTAACACTGTGCTTTTATGATGGAACTCTTTGCTCTAAAGCAAAGGTGTCTTTGTGAAGGTTGATGCAGACAACTAAAATGCATCTATTATATGCTTGAACTTATCCTGTCCTCAGTCGCGGTGATTTTGCAGTAGTTAGCACTATGAGAATATCCTTGGTTTGCCATATTTAGCTTTATTGACAAATGATATTACTAAAAAACTCATGAACTGCTGGGTAGTTTGACTCAACAGATTTGAGATTTTGGGGT
This Sesamum indicum cultivar Zhongzhi No. 13 linkage group LG5, S_indicum_v1.0, whole genome shotgun sequence DNA region includes the following protein-coding sequences:
- the LOC105162305 gene encoding ATPase 8, plasma membrane-type isoform X1; its protein translation is MASDISLEAIKNETVDLEHVPIEEVFNELKCSKDGLTSAEGAKRLEIFGPNKLEEKKENKLLKFLGFMWNPLSWVMEIAAIMAIALANGGGKPTDWPDFVGIVVLLFINSTISFIEENNAGNAAAALMAGLAPKTKVLRDGKWSEQEASILVPGDLISIKLGDIIPADARLLEGDPLKIDQSALTGESLPVTKHQFEEVYSGSTVKQGEIEAVVIATGVHTFFGKAAHLVDSTNNVGHFQQVLTSIGNFCICSIALGMLVEIIVMYPIQHRKYRDGIDNLLVLLIGGIPIAMPTVLSVTMAIGSHRLSQQGAITKRMTAIEEMAGMDVLCSDKTGTLTLNKLTVDKSLIEVFPKGVDADTVVLLAARASRIENQDAIDASIVNMLSDPKEARAGITEVHFLPFNPVEKRTAITYYDNNGDWHRCSKGAPEQIIELCELKGENLRKAHEIIDNFANRGLRSLGVARQTIPEKTKESAGGPWEFVGLLPLFDPPRHDSAETIRKALDLGVNVKMITGDQLAIGKETGRRLGMGTNMYPSSTLLGQSKDESIASIPVDELIEKADGFAGVFPEHKYEIVKKLQERNHICGMTGDGVNDAPALKKADIGIAVADATDAARSASDIVLTEPGLSVIVSAVLTSRAIFQRMKNYTIYAVSITIRIVMGFLLIALIWKFDFSPFMVLIIAVLNDGTIMTISKDRVKPSPLPDSWKLQEIFCTGIVLGTYMAIMTVVFFYLASDTDFFSNTFGVRSLRGKPDELTAALYLQVSIISQALIFVIRSRSWSFVERPGCLLITAFLLAQLLATIIAVYAHWGFARIQGIGWGWGGVIWVYSIITYFPLDILKFIIRFALSGKAWDSMIENKTAFTTKKDYGKGEREAQWAVAQRTLHGLSTPDASTALLHDKNYRELSEIAEQARRRAEVARLRELHTLKGHVESVVKLKGLDIETIQQHYTV
- the LOC105162306 gene encoding WD repeat-containing protein 76 (The sequence of the model RefSeq protein was modified relative to this genomic sequence to represent the inferred CDS: added 26 bases not found in genome assembly), translated to MGSNGKMTEYERQRMENIKRNEEMLAALKIQSRLNDLTSVAAKRQRAENKSYKRTPVKKPKTETPVVLRRSLRTRGVPPDAATAGGLTDDADDEKKIKKVPELNSHSVHRASPRKPGPFAMRDAYTGDDGLDQNLTETILRCTKKSVLSETDSFPCDSIDNMEKSEDFETFKARKRSWGSVDVEELQLKPENVARLVPGRIMSLRFFPTLDMQMVVVGNKFGDVGFWNINSKKEDGDGIYLYHPHSGPISGILIDPCSVSKMYSSCYDGFIRLMDVEKEVFDMLYSSEYPIYSMSLSPRDTNTLCFSEGKGGVYMWDVRAGKSWLSCDLHEDRINTIDFNAENEKIMATSSSDGTACIWDLRHMHANKPKLLKSVSHKRAVHSAYFSPSGKFLATTSLDDKVGLLSGANYENLSMACHNNQTGRWISTFRGIWGWDDSSIYIGNMKRGVDVISVANTKTVATLESDLISAIPCRLDAHPYNMGMLASATSGGQVYIWTLS
- the LOC105162305 gene encoding ATPase 8, plasma membrane-type isoform X2 produces the protein MASDISLEAIKNETVDLEHVPIEEVFNELKCSKDGLTSAEGAKRLEIFGPNKLEEKKENKLLKFLGFMWNPLSWVMEIAAIMAIALANGGGKPTDWPDFVGIVVLLFINSTISFIEENNAGNAAAALMAGLAPKTKVLRDGKWSEQEASILVPGDLISIKLGDIIPADARLLEGDPLKIDQSALTGESLPVTKHQFEEVYSGSTVKQGEIEAVVIATGVHTFFGKAAHLVDSTNNVGHFQQVLTSIGNFCICSIALGMLVEIIVMYPIQHRKYRDGIDNLLVLLIGGIPIAMPTVLSVTMAIGSHRLSQQGAITKRMTAIEEMAGMDVLCSDKTGTLTLNKLTVDKSLIEVFPKGVDADTVVLLAARASRIENQDAIDASIVNMLSDPKEARAGITEVHFLPFNPVEKRTAITYYDNNGDWHRCSKGAPEQIIELCELKGENLRKAHEIIDNFANRGLRSLGVARQTIPEKTKESAGGPWEFVGLLPLFDPPRHDSAETIRKALDLGVNVKMITGDQLAIGKETGRRLGMGTNMYPSSTLLGQSKDESIASIPVDELIEKADGFAGVFPEHKYEIVKKLQERNHICGMTGDGVNDAPALKKADIGIAVADATDAARSASDIVLTEPGLSVIVSAVLTSRAIFQRMKNYTIYAVSITIRIVMGFLLIALIWKFDFSPFMVLIIAVLNDGTIMTISKDRVKPSPLPDSWKLQEIFCTGIVLGTYMAIMTVVFFYLASDTDFFSNTFGVRSLRGKPDELTAALYLQVSIISQALIFVIRSRSWSFVERPGCLLITAFLLAQLLATIIAVYAHWGFARIQGIGWGWGGVIWVYSIITYFPLDILKFIIRFALSGKAWDSMIENKTAFTTKKDYGKGEREAQWAVAQRTLHGLSTPDASTALLHDKNYRELSEIAEQARRRAEVARKMLQAEGVAHP